Below is a genomic region from Fusarium oxysporum Fo47 chromosome VIII, complete sequence.
GGAGCAGCAGAAAATAGAGACACTTAACGCAAAGATCACCAACGCGAAGAAAGCACTTGCTATTGATGCGAAGAACGCAAGAGAGTCCCCGGCTAAGACGGCTCGGGAGTACTGGCAGCGCTATTTGAAACggaaagaggaaaaagaggACAGAAAGCGCAAACGTGCTGGTGATGAGACAACCGCGAACAAATTTCAAAAGACAGCCATTCAAGCTGGACCTTTTGGTGGAGTTGAGCACCCTTGTTTCTCGAGAGCAGCAGCCTTATTTACCTCAAGCAGGCCAGAAGACAGCGATGACGACAACACTAGACCGGCGAACAGGATCAAGGCCACAACCCATGAAGCTCAGATAAAGCAGATCATGGCTGGTATTCCTGAGGGAAACGACACTAGACACACGAAGACACAGAAGCGTGATCTAATCAAAGCTAAAAAGTGCTTCGGGTACAGAATGATCAAGGCTATTGACGGGAAGTGGAAGCTCAAAGGGATGGAAACCCCTTTGCACAACCAGCAGCTCGTGGGTGCTACCTGGATGGCCATGCGTGAAGCCATGGGATTACATCCGGCTGGAGGTATCCTAGCCGATGAGATGGGCCTAGGAAAGACGATCACTGCTCTGGCAACAATCATTGGCCATCCAGCAGAGCGAGAAGACAGAATGGAGGGTTATGGCAAGGCAACTCTGGTGATTGCTGACAGTCCCCATTCTGCCTCGAGGACGTGGATGGATCAAATCAGTAATCACACCTCGGAAAAGTTTGCCAACAAGTGCCTGGTCTACGCCAAGGATAACAGGACCGCAAAGTGGTGGAGTACAAAGAATGTGGTGTACGTTTATTGCTCAAACGTCGCTTGTTGAATAAAAGATACTGACAAATCAAAGAATCACCCACTTAAATGCACTACGTGCACAGTTTCCCAGCAAGAAGGAATACAAAAAGCTAAAGGCCCAATGGGCaggagatgaggatgggTTTCAGCAAGCTCTCTCGAAGAAGCTCGGTCAACTCTTCAAAATCAACTGGTATCGAATCATTCTGGACGAGGCTCATGGTATCAAGAATCAATATTCAAGTGGTTAGTCCCATATCTTGCTGTGTACTCCGCACACTCACATGAAATATGTGCTCTCGCAGTCTGGCGACTGAACGCCAAGTATCGTTGGGCTCTGACTGGCACGCCCCTTGCCAACAGGCTGGAAGGTGAGTATTCAGATGAGCTCATTCGTCTCTTACTCACATAACTAGAGTTCTATCCCTACTTAAAGTTCATTGGTTGCAAATTTGCAACTACAATGAGAAGATACCGGGCTGAGTACATCAGGAGCGTAAGTTTTGGCACTCGATCTATCTCTTACTCCTCTAAACGGACCTAGGGACCAGGCAGCTGAAAATTTCGATCAATTGGTGGCCCTTGTCATGATGAGACGGTAAGCTTTCGATGTTGTGAAGTTGTAGACATGGTTCTAACCTCCATCAGCCAGCAGACTGAGAAATTCCTGGGACACACCATGGTACCCCTGCCAAAAAGCCATCGCAGTGATATTTGGATTCCGCTTTCAACCTGGGAGAAGATCCATTTGGAGTAAGTACATGTCTTTGTGAAATCATGGCTTTGCGTTCTTATATTGATACCTTTTGCAGGGTCGTAGATGGTGCATACCAAgaaaagcttctcaacgccCAAAATGACCACCAAGAGACTGTCGCAAACGAACAGCAGCAGGACGTCCAGGAGAGTGAAGATTTACCCGACGACGAGAGTGAGGCCGATTTCGAAGGTGACGAGAACAACGGCTCTAAGTCTCTAGACGCGTACAGAATTCAGAGCCTGAGATGCATGAGGATTCTGCAACTGACGTCTCACCCTCTCAACCTCGAAAAGTTCTATCGAGAGGAAGACCATGAGGCATACATTGACCTGACCCTCAAGAGACTGAAATCAGAAATCACTCAGTCGAGCATTGATGCAGACCAGAAGGCGCTGGTAGTGTCTCTGAAACCAGCCTATTCTTCAGGGCTTCGACAGTTGGAGCTGGCAATCAAGGACAAGTTTGGGGGTAGCAAGGAGATGGCAGAGCTACTAGCCCTTTCAGCTAACGAAAATACGGTCAAGGATATCACCTGTGCTTTCTGTCGCAAGAGAACCCCTCCTGCGAACCCCGTTCAGAGTTCGAACGTAAGTGGGCATCTAGGTCATCCGGGGGCGTTGCTAATATGACCAGTGCGAGCATATCTACTGCAGAGACTGCATTTCCATTGCAACCAGTGGCGTAACCAAAGCCGGCCGCCCTCGTGTGGTACGTCGACCAGGACAGGATGATAGTTTCTTTGGAGACTCTTGCTAACTCTAGCTACAGCCTGTTCAATGTCGGGCATTGGGGTGCTCCCCCAAACTTGGAATGGGACATGAAATCAAGACTCCGGCTTGTATAGACGCGGCTGTGAAAGCTATCAAGGGTTTCAAGGAACCTGGACGCGATAGCATTGGGACAAGATGGACTGGGGGCCCAAAGGACAAGGCCTCGTTCTTTCGCGCCGTTTGTGGCCGCGATGACATCGACTATGGTCCTGTAAAGATGCCTCTGAGTTCCAAAGTCAAAGCCACTTTGGCAGTGATGCTGACTTGGATGAAAGAGGCCCCCGATGACAAGACCATCAGTAAGTTCTCTTGTTGTTTCCTGAATGAGATATACAAGTACTGACTCTGAGTCTAGTTTATGTGCAGTGGACTAGAACTGCAAAGTCCCTTGGCTGTGTCCTCGAAAGTATGGGAATCAACTTCCTTTACTACAACAGAATGGCGAACAAAAAACAAAAAGCTAGAGCATTGGATGAGTTCGCCAGTAACCCTGAAACCAAGATTCTTGTAAGTTCTCCCACTCTATCGCAAGCCCCAGCAAGATCTAAGAGTCATGTAGGTGTCGTCAATGAAGTGCGGTGGGCAATCCCTGAATCTCCAGATGGCCAACCGCGTCATCATCGTTGACGAATGGTGGAATAAAGCCGTCGAGGAACAAGCGTTCAAAAGAGTCTACAGAACTGGCCAGTTGAAAGAGACCCACCTTGTTCGCATTATGGCGAAAGATACCATTGATGAACGCGTCATCATGCTACAAGATGCAAAGGAAGAGGTCATCAGGGCCGCACTGCAGGATGGGGAGATGCAGCCACACTTCTCCAACTATCTTCAGTACCAAATGCTATTCTCTGGAAAGGACAAGCAGACTCTGATCgccgagatggagaaggagacCCGTGCCAAACAGGCCAAGCAGTGATTTTGACTGAGGAGAAACTGAAAATGGGTGACGTTCCGGGAGATATTTTTGGTAAAGAATATTGCTGGCGATCTATGGATGGCGCTTTGGGATTGAGGACGGAGATACTGCACGAAGATTCATGATGCAGATTGAGCAGATAGGCCATATTCCCCAATACCCCAGCTAGTACTCGACAACAGATTGATGATACACCATTTGACGAATTATGGCTTTTCGGCTACAGTGTTTCATGAAAGATTCAACTATTGGAACTAGTATCATACAGTCTGATTTTAAAGTCTCAGGGTAAATAGCTTGGAGAGATACTTGACGATTTTGTGACGTCTGAGGTAATCTAGAAAGAATATGTCTCAGGATCTTCGTACACTGTGATGAGTTTGTACAGGCTCCTATTGAGATCCTAATGGCACTGCGAATACTCAGTACTGAGTGAGTACCTATGAAAGATGCCGATGATCTAATCAACCATGTTTTCAACTCGCCCTTGTACAGGCCCGCGTAATCTGCTCTGGCTCCAACAGATTCGGTTACTAAAGTTTGATAGGATAGGAAATACTAAAGCCACTTACTTCTAAATCAGATAACGTGGTTATCTGTCACGTCGCTGTTTGCCAGGTTTGACGTATGTCTTCCTTGACTAATTGAGGTAGGGAGAACAAGCAAGTGCTTCGTTGGCGTTCAAGCTGAACTCAACAAGTGTGATTGGAGCAAGTGGTAAATTACCTCAACTGTTTTTTCGATCATTAATTCAGCAAACGCTGATGGTCAAATAGCCTTTGGCATGGGTGTATATGGGAAGCTGCATATGTTTGCTGAGGACCATCCTATTTCGTGACACAAACACTAATTACTTGTAGTCACCATGCTTGTCTGGAATAGAAAGTGTCTCATATCTCTCTATTGATCTGTGACCGTAGCGATATTGAATCTCTTCACATAAGCGTAGTTTCTTCGCATTCAACAGTATCTCAGGAGGAAAGAACCTATATATCATAGCAAATCATGGTTGTTCAAGATATGATTCAGTTCCTGCATGACCGCTTCATTGGAGGCAATAGTTTCTTTCACTTCTCATATTCTGCAACTCATGCAGAACTCAGAGTATCTCATCCATAGGGTCCTGCCGAGCTAGCTCTGCAGCTCGCTTGCAAGTATGTACAAAGAACCAGAACGCCATAGGATGGAACTATTGATCTCAACTCTGAGGATTGCAGTCTTATTCGCATCATCTGTAGATTAACCTGCATATCTAGGTGCAGAAAATTGTCGGTCAACCGTAACAATGAAGTAGACGAGATGGCATGCTGTGAGTTGTAAAAGGTCAGTGTATAAACCATAGAAGCCCTTCTTGAGTTCCTAAGTCATCTCAAGACTCTCCTCCACCATTTACTGTCAAGATCAAAGTTCAGAGTCCATCACATCTTACTTCAAACCACAGCCATGTCAGACTACGACCCAGTAAAGGACCAAGGTCTGACCTGTCCCTATGGCGGAATCTTGTACATCTGCGCCGACGATCCAGATCGCTTCATCGGCTGTTGCACCATCAACCCCTGCGGCGCCAGAAAAGGTCTCTGTCCTGATCAAAACCTCAGATCCGCAAGCTTCAACGCGACTCTTCAGCATGAGTTCCTCCCTCAGGCATGTATCAACGACAACGTCGATGTCAGTTGGTACACCTGCGCTGGAAACGCTCTCCCGTTTCTAGGATGCTGTGCCGTGGATCCTTGTCTCCGTGGTGTTTGCCCTCAGGGAGATTTGAGAGCTGCTAAGCTGAGCGATAAGGCCAAGAATGCACAGGTATTCCTTGACGGAGGCCCTGAGTATATGCCACGACCTACGTCTTCTGTCTTGGATCCAGGACTAGGTATCTCTTCAACCAGCCTGTGTGCTAGCCCAACCACTGCAATGATGACCATGAtctccagcttcatcaaTTCTTTCGCTACGGAAACAACCATTGCAACAATCACCTCCGCCAGGACAACTTTGCCATCGGAGGCTCCAGATGCACCTCCCGCGGGGCCCAAAGAGCACGGCTCGAACCGAAGACTTAcctggctgttgatgttgcttTTCGCCGCAGTTTTTCTAGTTCTATACCTTGCGCACCATTTCTGGGGACACCCATGCTGTCCAGAGTGCGGAGACAAACCGTCCAAAGTAAAACTCGAACAGAGGCATGAACAGGAACACCGATAcgagcaacaacaacaggAATACGAACACAACCCGAACATGCCTCCGTACCCAGATACCGATGAGACCCGAACAAGTGATGATTTCCGGAATATGAGGGAACTTTCAAGCAGGAATAGCTCCCGAACAGTCCACGAACATTCACAGAACATGCAAGGGTAAAACATGAGAATGATTCTGCTATTAAAGATGGAACTTCCCGTgacaacaaagaaaatgGAATCCTCGACCTGCATAGAGACTCTAATCAACAAGACCTATACGCCTATGTCCTCGGAACAGTTCCAAACAGAAAGCCGTTGCCAAGAACGAATACCCAGCCAAGCTGGTAAGACGATAACTGCCGCTGAGGACCCCATTCGAAATGCAAGATATAATATCTCATCCTCTCAAAATCTTCATTTACTAAGCATCGTCATCCCCTAAAAGCCGTCATCCTCCGAAAACCATCATTTTCTAAAAAATCGCCGTCGTCTAAAAGTCATCATGGGTTCATCAATATGTGAGATGGAAGGGAGTATGGTTCATGATAGCTTCGCAGCATTAGTAGCGTCAGGGGCAGAATTTCCTCTAGCCAGGCAGAGTACGGGTCAGCTAGAGCAAGACCAACTACAACTTGTTTCTGACGTCTCAACAACTTATGAACCAACCAACATCATAGTTGTCCGGAACTTTAATCAAGACTGCGACACATTACCTGCTGAGGAGAGCCGTCTACCTTTATTTTCGACTCATCATTACAAACATGAGCGAGTGCCGGACCAAAAGCCCAAAAGATTGGTGTTTATGAGGCTTCACCAAAAACAGTGGAAAGGTAGGGGAGCTCTCACTAGAATTGCGGCCATTTCTGACGCTCGAAAACCACTCATAGAACAGGCGCTCTCTCTTCAAACTTGGCGATATTCAGGAGTTAGGAGGCCACCCCCGTCATCGAGGCGTACTCCCAACAAACTCCGGAAGCGTCGAAGGCCTGATGGATATGAAGAGTGATAGAGAAGGGATTTTATAACGGCAATCGCGTGTTTGAGGGCGCTATGATAGACATAATTTGATTTAATTTGTGGTGAATTTACATGTTGCAAGGGAAGGTTGACATTTCTTTGGACGGATACAGAGTCTGGTGTTTTGAAGGAATAGAAGAATGAACAGGGTCGGAGTTCTTGTGAATATTGGTTAGTACACGACAATAGAATAAAAGCAGGTTGAGCAACTTGACGCAGATGAAAGACCATCAACTCCTCCCCATCTTTCTGCTTCTGCCAAACTTCAACATCCCATAGTAAACTCATCTTGGAACGCCCGACAGGCCTCGTATAAACTTACCTGATGCAGCGAGTTGTTAGTTTGCATGCCCAGTTTCGAGTCAAGACGCAAGATGCTCTTCGATCGATGTGAATGATCTGACTGATCGCGATCTACCACACATATAGCCTTGCTATGGAACTCGGAAGCTGTTTACGAACAGCCCTATAAGATATCTCGGATGACACTCTCCACACGTGGATACCCGTCAAGATATTGGACTGTTATATCCGAGCCAACGATAGTAAGGGGATGCGACCAACAGAGACCTAGAGATATCTCCGCATCGCAAACAGCTTGTCTTGAAAATAGTAGTCATGTCACTGCGCATGGATCATGCATGCCAGACAGCCAGACAAGGCGATATCCGCATACTAGGGAACCAACGCTTTATATGAGAACAGAGATCCACTCCTGAGAAAAGTCTTAAGAATTCTAGACTCTGGACTAGTTTGTGTTCAAGAGCTGTTCGGGCACGCGGCCGAGTTATTACTAAACTGCTTAAGCACTTAGCAGCCAGCTCATTCCTATGCCAGAACGAAGATTATCTCGATTTCACGAGAAATCCTGATGAGTAAATCGAAGTCACCATCGGCTTATCATGAGCTTGAATCAATCTTTGTTCGTTCGGCGTTGTTCTGGTAGCTTCGTACCACAGCTACCCAGGTTTGAAGAAAGTAAAAGGAGCAATGGCTCACGACAGCGCATTGCGAACGCCAAACCATCATATCATCATAGATTTCAGAATTTTAATCATTTTCATTGATCTTGTAAAAGGAAACAATGGTATCGTCACTG
It encodes:
- a CDS encoding SNF2 family N-terminal domain-containing protein, whose amino-acid sequence is MDLTASSIASASQRVIKKEEDDYDDECVLPSSSKHTAMKGGPKQAICIDYDDDDDDGDDDDDDDESISGPSTQPQKALGSDSLTIVKDESDEDKKSFTMKRLKSQNNQAVTVEEFCDTIVANPEPNDEDTDDEDGPDSAHEEDSDYHDSDNSEDSGDSGDSDDSEAQEKQVKSKQGTRDASAVKKLIRKCEILRNDLFYRQQKGEKLTPKEQQKIETLNAKITNAKKALAIDAKNARESPAKTAREYWQRYLKRKEEKEDRKRKRAGDETTANKFQKTAIQAGPFGGVEHPCFSRAAALFTSSRPEDSDDDNTRPANRIKATTHEAQIKQIMAGIPEGNDTRHTKTQKRDLIKAKKCFGYRMIKAIDGKWKLKGMETPLHNQQLVGATWMAMREAMGLHPAGGILADEMGLGKTITALATIIGHPAEREDRMEGYGKATLVIADSPHSASRTWMDQISNHTSEKFANKCLVYAKDNRTAKWWSTKNVVITHLNALRAQFPSKKEYKKLKAQWAGDEDGFQQALSKKLGQLFKINWYRIILDEAHGIKNQYSSVWRLNAKYRWALTGTPLANRLEEFYPYLKFIGCKFATTMRRYRAEYIRSAAENFDQLVALVMMRRQQTEKFLGHTMVPLPKSHRSDIWIPLSTWEKIHLEVVDGAYQEKLLNAQNDHQETVANEQQQDVQESEDLPDDESEADFEGDENNGSKSLDAYRIQSLRCMRILQLTSHPLNLEKFYREEDHEAYIDLTLKRLKSEITQSSIDADQKALVVSLKPAYSSGLRQLELAIKDKFGGSKEMAELLALSANENTVKDITCAFCRKRTPPANPVQSSNCEHIYCRDCISIATSGVTKAGRPRVPVQCRALGCSPKLGMGHEIKTPACIDAAVKAIKGFKEPGRDSIGTRWTGGPKDKASFFRAVCGRDDIDYGPVKMPLSSKVKATLAVMLTWMKEAPDDKTIIYVQWTRTAKSLGCVLESMGINFLYYNRMANKKQKARALDEFASNPETKILVSSMKCGGQSLNLQMANRVIIVDEWWNKAVEEQAFKRVYRTGQLKETHLVRIMAKDTIDERVIMLQDAKEEVIRAALQDGEMQPHFSNYLQYQMLFSGKDKQTLIAEMEKETRAKQAKQ